aggttGCTCACCACTAGCAGGGAACCAAGTGCCTACATGAAGGGTGACCAGcccctcctgtcctggctgggggtggcacCCCCATCTCGGGGGCCCCCCAAGCCTATGCCAGGGGTTCCAGGCATGTGGTTTGGGGGAGGAATGCCAGTTTCTGCCAACGCTTTTGCTCCCCTTCCTGCATGGCATGTCTTCTTATGGGGCCACTCTCCCTCTGCATGCTGCtcctcacccagccctgccatggtcCCCTGGGCTCACGCCCTGGGGTGCCCCCAGCACCCGCTGCCCTCCTGCTCGTGTGTacccccagcacccccacaaacctctgctgggcacagcccttgttctccctccctgccctggggtgccCGATGTGGGGCTGCCCCCCACCCCACTCCTGCATCACCAAGCTGTGAGGGGCCACAGGGGCCAGCAGGCCTAATGCCACACGAATGGGCTCCCTGCCACCCACTGCCACTCTCCTGGGGACAGCAGATGCTCCCCAGGGtactgggatggggtgggataaGATGGGGGCTACAGGGTGTCTGTAGGTGGGTGGGGGGCTTTgctctgtgtatgtgtgcatgtgcacaccTGGGAGCGCATGGGCATGTGCACGCATGTGCATATCTGTGGGAGCTGCCTGAGCCCCCCACCCCACTGTGGCGGTACCTGTGGGGTGTCCACAACACGGCACCCCCTCCTCTATCCTGCCAGGTCTTGAATAAAGTCAATTGTGCGATTGCTGCGCTGGAAGCCTCTTGCAGGTGGGGGTCAGCTCCTCATTTTATGGGGCCAGAGGGGTGGCAGGCCAGTGGTGGCAGTGATGTATTCCCCTCGGCGGCCCCACAGGGTGACAGAGGCATCAGGCATCGTCCCTTATCTTGCATTCCTAGGGACAGGGTGCCTAATTATGGGCATCTGGCAGTAGTGGCTGGCGGGTGGCTGGACCCTCCCCACAGCAGGGCTTTGTGGGGCGCAGGCAGCAGACACCATGGCATCGCTCAGCTCAGCCTCGGCATACTGTGCCGAGCTCATCAGTAcctatgggcagggacatggcGAACCCCGCTTCGAGGGCGACCGGCAGCATGGACCCTTTGGGGCACGGGCACACGAGGTGTTTGGGTACCCAGGTACCGGGGATGGGGAGTGGGTGGCTCTGCTACTCCAGGGAGGGATCCCTTCAAACGCTATCCAGCTGCCCTGCACCTGGGCACAGCATGGGTCCCTCACCCCCTGCATGGGCTGGGAAGGCTGGAAGGGGAAGCCTGACTGTCCCCCTGGTCCCCCATGGTTCTCTGGACTGTTCTCTAGCCCTCACCTTCACAAGTGCTTTTGAGCTCCCCCTGTAAGTCTCCAGTACCCCTGGTGTCCTTGCTGTCCCCAGGACTACTGTGCTCCCTGTTACCCCCTCCACAGACATTTTTGAGCCTCCCGGTGTCCCCAGAACCTCTCATAGcctttcccatcccaccccaaccATCCCGGTTGCCCTTATGCCCTCAGCTCCCCTGTGCCTCAGACCCCTTGATGTTTCCTGCTAGCCCCCACCTCTCTTGTACACCCCCAGTAATTCCAGTGCTCTCCTCTTCCACAATCCACTGTCCCCAGAGTTTCACAAGGTCATCCCCATTGTTTTCAGCTTGTGCCATTCCCCTGCTGTCTGCAGGTTATTCAGTGCCCTTAGAAACTATCAGTGCCTCAGGTGCTTCCAGACACCCTACTCCCTCCTTCGACTCCCAGACCACCACACAAGACCACCCAGTACCCCTACACTCCTGGGACACCCAGTTCCCCCTGCAACCACCTCAGCACCTTCAGTGTCCCCAGACTCCTATTGCTgtctgccacccccagccctccctctcccagTGTCACCAAACTCTCCAGCACACCCCCAGTGCCCTGGCCCGTGACCACCGTGCCCCCATGCCCAGCTGCTCTCCAATGTCCACAGAGTCCCCAGGCGCCATgtacccctgcagcctgggcacCCAGGTGCGTGCCCAGGGTGACACCTACCAAGTGGTGGCCGATGTCAGCCAGTTTGAGCCCCCCGACATTGTGGTGACCACCTCCAACTGTCATGTTGCCATCCAGGCAGAAAAGGTGAGGCACCCGGTGGGGGCAACATCCCCCCTTGGCTATGGCACAGTGGGGGTCCTGCCCCATGACACCACGTTCCTGCGAGTAGTGGGGAGTGGGTAGTAACTGGGAATAGTCCCTACTAGCAGTGGGGTAAATAGGAGCTGTGCCCTAGTGATGGGACAAGTAGCTCCTGCTGTACTGCACCTTTCCTGCACTGGGATAACTGGGAACTGACCTCAGGAGAATGGGGCAATGGGATTTCCTGCTCCATTGTGTTCTCTACTGGAAGTGGGAAACTGGGAACAGTCCCTGCTGACATTGGGGCAGCTGAAAATTACCCCACAAACCAAGACTTGGGCAGCTGGGACCTACGGTCTGCTAGCAATGGGGTAATTGGGAATTGTCCCCAAGTCACTGGGAACTGCCCTTTGAGCTCCCCTCTGGAGCCAGGGTAACTGGGAGTTGCCCCAGTAGTAGCACTGGGGTAACTGGGGATGTGCCATGTACCACCATGACATGCCATATTCCACTGCACCGATGCTGCCTCTCCGCAGGTGGCTGAGGATGGCACCATCTGTGATACCTTCACCCACCAGTGCCAGCTGCCGGAGGACATGGACCCGCTGTCGGTGAGCTGCACCCTCACTGAAACCGGCATGCTGGTCATCACTGCCCGGCGCCGCGCCAGTGCTCGCCCTGGCCAGCCCCCGCTGCTGCTGTACCGCAGCGAGGCCACGCTGTGAGTGGCACTGGGCAATGAAAGGCTCCTTAGCCCAAGTGATGCCAACTCCACCACTGAGGTGAAGCTCAGCTGGTGCCCACTGGCTGTGcccctccccacctccagcCCCCCAGAGCTCTGGCTCTGTTTATAAagtctttttattaaattaatataaaaatctcTGTATTTACAGGGGGTGGGGTGCATagcagagaggcagcaggaccCCCTGTTCCCAGTCAGCAGATGCTGAGGACAGGGGGCAGTCCCCATGGACATCCCGACTggtgcccctctgcccccccgaGTCACCCCAAGCAAGGACACTGTGGTGCCCATGGAGGGAGGTGAGGGCAATGGCCCTTTCAGGGGGCATCAGGGCCTAGGGGAGTGCAGAGGTAGCAAAGTGGGAAGCCCCAAGAGATGGCAGGTAGgtggggagcaggggcaggctCGGGGGCACCCAGCTGATTCCCAGCAcaaggaggaggcagcagcactggatTGAGGGTGCCCACTCCTGTGCTGAGCCTGGCATGAGTGGGCAAGGGATGGGCATCCCCTTGCACCTGCCAGGAGCCCCTGCGGCTTCTGGGAACACAGGGGGGGACCCCAAGAGACTCACTGGTCCTTGGGAGTgttgtcatcatcatcacccCCAGGACTGGCCTCGCGGGGCATGGGGTGGTGCTGGTGGCGGTCCCAGAGCTGGCGCAGGGCCGTGGTGTCGGCCTCggtggtgctggcagtgctgtcacGGAAGCTGGCAAGTGGTGGGCGCACCTTCACCCCCTTGGCTGTCAGTGAGCCCTCAATGGCCTTGCGCAGCTGTGGGCACCCCAAAACCATGGGCAAACAgctccaggtgctgctccaTGCCCTTAcaactccaccacctccctgctcaCCTCCTTGAGGGACACCATGCCCACCAGGCGCCCGATGCTGGTGACAAATGCATGGTCCAGGCCCAAAAGCGAGAAGATGGTGTGGGTCTGCAGAAGGAGGGGGGCTGAGTTGGAGGTCTGGGAGGGTGTGGGTGGGGGTCTGTGGTGGGGTGTGGGTGCACCTTGTGCAGCGAGGTGTGCTCCACCAGCTGGAAAGGTGCGGGGTCAATCTTGGCACTGCTGAAGTCCACGAGCTggtccagctgctgctcttcccactcCAGGATCTGGGGAGAGGGTGTGTCATtgggcagggtgaggggcatGGCCTCCCCCCAGGTACCAGGAAGGGCTCACCCATTCTCCCTACACACAGTGCTGTGGAGAAATCTGTGTCATCCACCCCTCACGTCTCCCACCACCTCATGCCTTGACATCCCCTTGGGATCTCTGAGGACCCTCTCACCTCTTCTGGGGTCATCTTGTCACCCATGATCATCTCCTCCTGCAAGAGAGGTGtgttggagcagcctggagggTGGTAGGCAGCATGCCCACATactggctgcaggcagggtaCAGGCAGTGTACAGGCAGCACATGCAGGTAGGGCGCAGGCAGCATGTGGGCAGGTCAGGTAACATGATTGGCTGACAGGACATCAGTCACACCCTGACTGGCCAAGATTGGAAAGCCAAGCTTGTGATTGGTGGAAAAAATGCAAGGTGTGCCATGATTGGCTGAGCAAAGTGGGGCAAATCCCATGGCCATGACTGGCTGAGAGGCTCCATGTCCTGATTGGCCAGGGAGGTTTGGGACTAGGAGGATGGACACCGTGATTGGATGAACAGAATCGTAACTGTCCGAGATTGGTGGCACAGACACAGGCCGAATATGATTGGCCAAGCAGAATCTTGGCAGGTCCCTGATTGGTTCAGATTGCAGGCTCCAATTGGCTAagaggagctgtgcctgggctgcGATTGGCTGCAGCTTACCACAATGGAAATGCGGACGCGCTTGCCTTTATgacaggctgtgccctgggcctgGCACCGCGGGAGAGACAGCGGAGTTAGGACATGgcatggagtgggatgggatgggatgggatgggatgggatgggatgggatgggatgggacgggatgggatgggatgggaaaggaTGGGCAGCCATGGGCAGAGAAGGGATGGGACAGTCAGTGATAGGTAGGGACAGGCGAGGATAGGCAGAGATGGGCAGGGAAGGTATAtgggacaggcagggatggatgggttTGGGGAATGATGGAAAGGAAtggggagggacaggcagggttGTGCAGGAATGGAAAGTGATGGGACAGGTGAGGGGACAAGTGATGGGACAAGTGATGGGACAAGTGATGGGACAAGTGAGGGCCGGGCCAGGCTGGGAAGGGTCAGGCAGGGATAAGCAGGGATAGGCAAGGCCAGGAAAGGCcatgcagggctgagcagggccaggaaaggccaggcagggatgggcagggccAGGTAGGGatgggcagggccaggctctCACCTCGGTGGGCTCTGCAGTAGGGTTGGCACAGAAGAGGCTCTTGAGGGCAATGCCACTGTGGTCAGCGGTGCCAGCTGCAGGTGGGAAGAGGGTGTCAGTTGTGGGAACAGcggggctccaggggctgcatGCAGACTCACCTGGGGGACTGTCAGCTGGGCTGCTGGACACTCGCTTCAGCGCTGGCTTCAGGGGCTTGCGgagggcagggcgggcagggctGCCTGAGGAGGTCTCTGTGCTGATCTGTGGGGGGAAGTGGTGGTGGGGAGATGATGGCAGGGGGCACCCTGATGAGGCATCCCCCAAGGTGCCCATGCCTCTCACCTGGAAGCGGATGCTGGCATCAGAGAGGCGGTGCCCATCCTCGCACAGCACCTTCTGCCGCAAGGTCAGGAGCCGGCGATGAGGGCTGAGCTGGTTGCTGAGCAGGGCCCCCACCTGTGCCCGCTCAATGGAGCCCAGCAGGATCATGGATTCTGCCAGAAGCAGAAAGGGGCTGCATTGGCTCCTGATGTCCCCTTTGCCATCCACCAACCATTCCGGCATGCCCTATGGCTGGGGTGGGCAATGGCAGAACCCCTTCCTGTGTCTCACCAGCTGACTCCACCAGTGGCAGGTTCTTCATCTTGGTGCTGTGCAGGACCTGCTGCAGGTCCCGGTATTTGCAGTTGAGAGTGACGTAGTGGATGTCCCGCACCATGATGTCCTCTACCCGCACATTGTATttcctgcccagagagggtaAAGGTGGTCTCAGAGTGATGCTATCTCCTCCCCTTGTGCCTGGTGAGGAGCttggggtgggactggggacACACACTCACTCATGgtggccccagcccagctcagggagGTACGGCAGCTTTTTGATGCGAATGATGCTGTCATAGAGGGAGGGCTGGAGGCTCTGGGCCACAGCATTGGCCAGGATGACAGCGATCATGACGGGCAGGATGTGCGAAATCTGCCCCGTCAGCTCGAAGACGATAACAGCCGTGGACACCGTGTGGGTGACAGCACCCGACAGTGCAGCCGCCCCTGCGGTTGCCCCCAGAAGACACAGGGGTGCCTGTCAGGTGTTGCCTGCCAGGCTGGGTCCCCACCCTGGTTTCCCCCCTCTAGCACATCCACCACACCTTTGGACCTCACAGGGACATCCCCAGTGGTGGTATCACTCCAGATTCCTGGGGCCAGCACCTCAGCCCTTGGGAACCCACCAGCTCCTTTGGAACATCTCCAGATGATGCCCACCACTGTGTCCCTGTTCCAGCCTGCTGCTTACCCACCACGGCGTAGCCCCCTGGCACGATGCGGTAGATGTTGCTGTCTGTGTGGATGCCATCAGGGAACCAGGCTGCCATGCTCTCCCCCACAAGGCGCCCAAAGGCTGCCCCTGACCACAGAGAGGGGCTGAGAtcaggcacagggcacagcctggcacctTACCCAGCCTCATGCCCTCTcctctgcccagtgctgccagggaagaggaCACAGGAGGACTCCTGAGGTGACCAGTAAGGGTTGGCAGGTGGCTCCTTCCTCCTGTCATGCCCACACAGGGTACAGGGTCTCACCAATGACGAAGACGGGCATGAAGGCTCCGCAGGGCACTGGAATGGTGGTGGCCAGGGCTGACATCCAGAACTGTGGGGAGGAGGCAGATACCCATTAGTTGTCCTCcttgccccagccctgcttccTGCCCCTGCCATGACTTGCAGCTGGCTGCTGTGAAGCAGTACATGAGCaccacaccctgccatggggcacGGGCTCCTCCCAGGGGCACCctgccagctcctccctggtggCACCTTGGAGCAATGAGCCAGCACCTTCCTGGTGGCACCATTATGGCTCCCAGCCAAGATGTCTTTGATGGCAGGTGAACAGCACCCAGCCAACACTTTGGTGGCCTTTGGGAACAGCCACCCAGTGCTTTCTGGTGCCACCTTGCTGGCAACCATCCATCACCTCCCTAGTGGCATCCAGGTGCTCCTCTCCATAACCTCCTGGTGGTACCTCAGGGCTGacaggggcaggaggcaccCACCTTCATGAGAATGAAGACAACAAGGGTGACGAAGACATTGGAGCGGGGATGGCGCCAGGCCTCCAGGATGCCCAAGTATTCAAACTCATCACTGAGCCCCTGTTTGGCCCACGTCTGGTTGTCAAAGAGTGTCACCAGGGTGTCCTTCTGGGTGAGCTGGTGATGAACAGGAGTCAGCTGGGCTGGTGGTGGCCCTGGCATGGGGACCAGTGTGTCACCCCACAATGGGTACCTGACCAGCCATGAACTGTCCAAAGCCAGGTGGGAAGGTCAGCGTGGAGATGAACAGCGTTACCaaggcagggaagagcagacGCCTGGCAAGGTGTCATAGGGCAGGGAGTGACTTTagtgcaggggcagctccaccACCCCACTGCTGGGGACCACTGGTCACCTACTTCTTCATAAGGAAGCGGTTGATGGTCTTCTGACGGCGCATGAACTGCACAATCTTGCGGTTGAGGTAGACGAAGAGTGCACCCCCGAAGCCACTGGCGATCCTGGGTAGAGCCAAGGGGTGAGCACCCACATGTCCCGctgccaccaccagcagcaccagtgctgccactgccactgccaacCCCAGGGCCATGGGATGGGTGCTGGGATGGCCACACTCACCCGATGACAGCGAAggcaggcagctcctgcaggtcaAAGGGGAAGTCGAGGCGGAAGCGGGTTTTGAACAGTGCCGTGATTGTCTCTGGGGAATGGTGGGGATcatcagggctgtgcagggggtcCCCAGGCCCTCACCCTGCCAGAGATACCTTCATCCTTGTTCCAGACGGCGAGGACACGGAAGATGAAGGCACTGAAGGTGGCAGCAAAGAAGCCACGCCAGTAGTTGCGGACGGCAAAGAAGGTGGAGGTGACCTCTATGCTGAAGAGGACGCCTAGCATTGGGGGTAAGGGCAGAAGGGAGGTGGCGAAACACAGGCAGGCCCCCAGTGCCTGACATGCTTCCCACCCCAAGACCATGTTCATACACAGCCCCTTGAGGTCTGGCTAGCGCCACGGACACACTATGGGGTGGTTCAAGGGCTTCCCTGGCAAAGCACATGACCAGTCCCAGCTGGCACGGTGGACACAGAACAGCATTAGTCTGCATGAGCAAGAGGGTAGCGCAGGAGTGTAGGCCACGACATGAAGGATGGTAGTGGGGTGGGGTGGAATACACACAGATGGATGGACAGACTGATGGGGCAGTGCAGCAAGAAAAGGGCAAGGAAAGAGTCAGACACATCACCAACCTATGGACAGGGCTTAgtggggctggagtggggagCTCCCTGGATTGCAGGGTGGTAGAGGAGAGGAC
This is a stretch of genomic DNA from Pithys albifrons albifrons isolate INPA30051 chromosome 11, PitAlb_v1, whole genome shotgun sequence. It encodes these proteins:
- the LOC139677103 gene encoding heat shock protein beta-7-like; amino-acid sequence: MASLSSASAYCAELISTYGQGHGEPRFEGDRQHGPFGARAHEVFGYPESPGAMYPCSLGTQVRAQGDTYQVVADVSQFEPPDIVVTTSNCHVAIQAEKVAEDGTICDTFTHQCQLPEDMDPLSVSCTLTETGMLVITARRRASARPGQPPLLLYRSEATL
- the CLCN2 gene encoding chloride channel protein 2 isoform X4, with amino-acid sequence MASDSEVQRALQYEQTLMYGRYTQDLGTFAKDEAARLRLQEGDSPRPRRPSELLEYTQGRCAPCRVCALQCQRFLISKVGEDWVFLILLGLVMALVSWAMDFAIATCLQAQKWMYGGLDTNVLLQYMAWVTYPTVLITFSAGFTQILAPQAVGSGIPEMKTILRGVVLKEYLTLKTFVAKVIGLTCALGSGMPLGKEGPFVHIASMCAALLSRFLSLFGGFYENEARNIEMLAAACAVGVGCCFAAPIGGVLFSIEVTSTFFAVRNYWRGFFAATFSAFIFRVLAVWNKDEETITALFKTRFRLDFPFDLQELPAFAVIGIASGFGGALFVYLNRKIVQFMRRQKTINRFLMKKRLLFPALVTLFISTLTFPPGFGQFMAGQLTQKDTLVTLFDNQTWAKQGLSDEFEYLGILEAWRHPRSNVFVTLVVFILMKFWMSALATTIPVPCGAFMPVFVIGAAFGRLVGESMAAWFPDGIHTDSNIYRIVPGGYAVVGAAALSGAVTHTVSTAVIVFELTGQISHILPVMIAVILANAVAQSLQPSLYDSIIRIKKLPYLPELGWGHHEKYNVRVEDIMVRDIHYVTLNCKYRDLQQVLHSTKMKNLPLVESAESMILLGSIERAQVGALLSNQLSPHRRLLTLRQKVLCEDGHRLSDASIRFQISTETSSGSPARPALRKPLKPALKRVSSSPADSPPAGTADHSGIALKSLFCANPTAEPTEAQGTACHKGKRVRISIVEEMIMGDKMTPEEILEWEEQQLDQLVDFSSAKIDPAPFQLVEHTSLHKTHTIFSLLGLDHAFVTSIGRLVGMVSLKELRKAIEGSLTAKGVKVRPPLASFRDSTASTTEADTTALRQLWDRHQHHPMPREASPGGDDDDNTPKDQ
- the CLCN2 gene encoding chloride channel protein 2 isoform X1 translates to MASDSEVQRALQYEQTLMYGRYTQDLGTFAKDEAARLRLQEGDSPRPRRPSELLEYTQGRCAPCRVCALQCQRFLISKVGEDWVFLILLGLVMALVSWAMDFAIATCLQAQKWMYGGLDTNVLLQYMAWVTYPTVLITFSAGFTQILAPQAVGSGIPEMKTILRGVVLKEYLTLKTFVAKVIGLTCALGSGMPLGKEGPFVHIASMCAALLSRFLSLFGGFYENEARNIEMLAAACAVGVGCCFAAPIGGVLFSIEVTSTFFAVRNYWRGFFAATFSAFIFRVLAVWNKDEETITALFKTRFRLDFPFDLQELPAFAVIGIASGFGGALFVYLNRKIVQFMRRQKTINRFLMKKRLLFPALVTLFISTLTFPPGFGQFMAGQLTQKDTLVTLFDNQTWAKQGLSDEFEYLGILEAWRHPRSNVFVTLVVFILMKFWMSALATTIPVPCGAFMPVFVIGAAFGRLVGESMAAWFPDGIHTDSNIYRIVPGGYAVVGAAALSGAVTHTVSTAVIVFELTGQISHILPVMIAVILANAVAQSLQPSLYDSIIRIKKLPYLPELGWGHHEKYNVRVEDIMVRDIHYVTLNCKYRDLQQVLHSTKMKNLPLVESAESMILLGSIERAQVGALLSNQLSPHRRLLTLRQKVLCEDGHRLSDASIRFQISTETSSGSPARPALRKPLKPALKRVSSSPADSPPGESACSPWSPAVPTTDTLFPPAAGTADHSGIALKSLFCANPTAEPTEAQGTACHKGKRVRISIVEEMIMGDKMTPEEILEWEEQQLDQLVDFSSAKIDPAPFQLVEHTSLHKTHTIFSLLGLDHAFVTSIGRLVGMVSLKELRKAIEGSLTAKGVKVRPPLASFRDSTASTTEADTTALRQLWDRHQHHPMPREASPGGDDDDNTPKDQ
- the CLCN2 gene encoding chloride channel protein 2 isoform X3, which codes for MASDSEVQRALQYEQTLMYGRYTQDLGTFAKDEAARLRLQEGDSPRPRRPSELLEYTQGRCAPCRVCALQCQRFLISKVGEDWVFLILLGLVMALVSWAMDFAIATCLQAQKWMYGGLDTNVLLQYMAWVTYPTVLITFSAGFTQILAPQAVGSGIPEMKTILRGVVLKEYLTLKTFVAKVIGLTCALGSGMPLGKEGPFVHIASMCAALLSRFLSLFGGFYENEARNIEMLAAACAVGVGCCFAAPIGGVLFSIEVTSTFFAVRNYWRGFFAATFSAFIFRVLAVWNKDEETITALFKTRFRLDFPFDLQELPAFAVIGIASGFGGALFVYLNRKIVQFMRRQKTINRFLMKKRLLFPALVTLFISTLTFPPGFGQFMAGQLTQKDTLVTLFDNQTWAKQGLSDEFEYLGILEAWRHPRSNVFVTLVVFILMKFWMSALATTIPVPCGAFMPVFVIGAAFGRLVGESMAAWFPDGIHTDSNIYRIVPGGYAVVGAAALSGAVTHTVSTAVIVFELTGQISHILPVMIAVILANAVAQSLQPSLYDSIIRIKKLPYLPELGWGHHEKYNVRVEDIMVRDIHYVTLNCKYRDLQQVLHSTKMKNLPLVESAESMILLGSIERAQVGALLSNQLSPHRRLLTLRQKVLCEDGHRLSDASIRFQISTETSSGSPARPALRKPLKPALKRVSSSPADSPPAGTADHSGIALKSLFCANPTAEPTEEEMIMGDKMTPEEILEWEEQQLDQLVDFSSAKIDPAPFQLVEHTSLHKTHTIFSLLGLDHAFVTSIGRLVGMVSLKELRKAIEGSLTAKGVKVRPPLASFRDSTASTTEADTTALRQLWDRHQHHPMPREASPGGDDDDNTPKDQ
- the CLCN2 gene encoding chloride channel protein 2 isoform X2 is translated as MASDSEVQRALQYEQTLMYGRYTQDLGTFAKDEAARLRLQEGDSPRPRRPSELLEYTQGRCAPCRVCALQCQRFLISKVGEDWVFLILLGLVMALVSWAMDFAIATCLQAQKWMYGGLDTNVLLQYMAWVTYPTVLITFSAGFTQILAPQAVGSGIPEMKTILRGVVLKEYLTLKTFVAKVIGLTCALGSGMPLGKEGPFVHIASMCAALLSRFLSLFGGFYENEARNIEMLAAACAVGVGCCFAAPIGGVLFSIEVTSTFFAVRNYWRGFFAATFSAFIFRVLAVWNKDEETITALFKTRFRLDFPFDLQELPAFAVIGIASGFGGALFVYLNRKIVQFMRRQKTINRFLMKKRLLFPALVTLFISTLTFPPGFGQFMAGQLTQKDTLVTLFDNQTWAKQGLSDEFEYLGILEAWRHPRSNVFVTLVVFILMKFWMSALATTIPVPCGAFMPVFVIGAAFGRLVGESMAAWFPDGIHTDSNIYRIVPGGYAVVGAAALSGAVTHTVSTAVIVFELTGQISHILPVMIAVILANAVAQSLQPSLYDSIIRIKKLPYLPELGWGHHEKYNVRVEDIMVRDIHYVTLNCKYRDLQQVLHSTKMKNLPLVESAESMILLGSIERAQVGALLSNQLSPHRRLLTLRQKVLCEDGHRLSDASIRFQISTETSSGSPARPALRKPLKPALKRVSSSPADSPPGESACSPWSPAVPTTDTLFPPAAGTADHSGIALKSLFCANPTAEPTEEEMIMGDKMTPEEILEWEEQQLDQLVDFSSAKIDPAPFQLVEHTSLHKTHTIFSLLGLDHAFVTSIGRLVGMVSLKELRKAIEGSLTAKGVKVRPPLASFRDSTASTTEADTTALRQLWDRHQHHPMPREASPGGDDDDNTPKDQ